A region from the Deltaproteobacteria bacterium genome encodes:
- a CDS encoding proline dehydrogenase family protein: MGPESVAQDAVRAKGLEIFRLMGTETPAVFDRKWWAGRMMERVMRDPALKVPLFRFVDVLPALADSRQIARHAREYFATDGSPLPGIVNSLLSAAASGSCSTSASGASSGSSFASAPAAALTAYLVKRGVARFSRTFIAGETPEAALSSLRRLRNDGRSFTVDILGEAVVSEAEADRYRDAYLRLADTLSREIADWPPFDPRRERLFPRLNLSVKLSSLYSRIGPVNHEDSVRGVRQRLLPILRKVREAGGFVNLDMEMYALKNITLDVFTRTLDEPEFHGWEGRRDRPPGLSQMRGAGPAAADRHNSRCCTAWPSRSSAR, encoded by the coding sequence ATGGGGCCGGAGTCCGTCGCCCAGGATGCCGTGAGGGCGAAGGGGCTGGAGATCTTCCGGCTCATGGGGACGGAAACGCCGGCCGTCTTCGACCGGAAGTGGTGGGCGGGCAGGATGATGGAGCGGGTGATGCGAGACCCCGCGCTCAAGGTCCCGCTCTTCCGCTTCGTGGACGTCCTCCCCGCGTTGGCCGACAGCCGGCAGATCGCCCGGCACGCCAGGGAATACTTCGCGACCGACGGATCGCCGCTCCCCGGGATCGTGAATTCCCTCCTTTCCGCCGCCGCGTCCGGATCCTGCTCAACGTCCGCATCCGGCGCATCATCCGGCTCCAGCTTCGCATCCGCGCCCGCCGCGGCGCTCACCGCGTATCTCGTGAAACGGGGCGTCGCCCGCTTCTCCAGAACCTTCATCGCGGGGGAGACTCCCGAAGCGGCCCTTTCCTCCCTCCGGCGCCTTCGGAACGACGGGAGGAGCTTCACCGTCGACATCCTGGGGGAAGCGGTCGTCTCCGAAGCGGAGGCGGATCGGTACCGGGACGCCTACCTGCGGCTGGCGGACACGCTATCCCGGGAGATTGCCGATTGGCCCCCGTTCGACCCCCGCCGCGAACGATTGTTTCCCCGCCTCAACCTTTCCGTCAAGCTCAGCTCCCTCTATTCCCGCATCGGGCCGGTCAATCACGAGGACAGCGTCCGGGGGGTCCGGCAACGGCTGCTGCCGATCCTGCGCAAGGTGCGGGAAGCGGGCGGGTTCGTGAACCTCGACATGGAGATGTACGCCCTCAAAAACATCACGCTGGACGTCTTCACGCGGACCCTGGACGAACCGGAGTTCCACGGATGGGAAGGCCGCCGGGATCGCCCTCCAGGCCTATCTCAAATGCGCGGAGCAGGACCTGCTGCGGCTGATCGGCACAATTCCAGATGCTGTACGGCATGGCCGAGCCGATCAAGCGCGCGCTGA